The following are from one region of the Paenibacillus sp. JZ16 genome:
- the tyrS gene encoding tyrosine--tRNA ligase — translation MNIIDELEWRDAINQQTDAEGLRELTNEKSISLYCGVDPTGDSMHIGHLIPFIMLKRFQLAGHRPVILIGGATGTIGDPSGRQTERSLQTLEQVQANVDALTVQMKKLFVTEGDNQIRMVNNYDWTHKINIIEFLRDYGKNFSINSMLAKDVVASRLDSGISFTEFSYQILQSVDYLHLYQHEDVQLQIGGSDQWGNITSGLDLIRKKEGPEAKAFGLTIPLMLKADGTKFGKTAGGAIWLDPNKTTPFEFYQFWANTDDRDVVKYLKYFTFLTKEQIDELAEKVQSEPHKREAQKMLAEEMTRFVHGEEMLEQAKRITAALFSGDIKSLTADEIEQGFKEMPTFEATPETKNIVDWLVDLGIEPSKRQAREDITKGAISMNGERISDVGHEVTADQAIGGRFIIIRKGKKNYSLVKMS, via the coding sequence GTGAATATTATCGACGAACTGGAATGGCGCGATGCGATCAACCAACAGACGGATGCCGAAGGCCTCCGGGAACTTACGAATGAAAAATCCATCTCGCTGTACTGCGGCGTGGACCCAACGGGCGACAGCATGCATATCGGTCACCTGATTCCCTTTATCATGCTCAAACGCTTCCAGCTTGCCGGCCATCGTCCGGTCATTCTGATCGGGGGAGCGACAGGCACCATCGGGGATCCAAGCGGACGTCAAACTGAGCGCTCCCTGCAGACGCTGGAGCAGGTTCAGGCTAACGTTGACGCGCTGACCGTGCAAATGAAAAAGCTCTTCGTAACCGAGGGTGACAATCAAATCCGCATGGTTAACAACTACGACTGGACGCATAAAATCAACATCATTGAATTCCTGCGCGATTACGGCAAGAACTTCAGCATTAACTCGATGCTGGCGAAGGACGTGGTTGCGAGCCGGCTTGACAGCGGGATTTCGTTTACGGAATTCTCATACCAAATCCTGCAGTCGGTCGACTACCTGCATCTGTACCAGCATGAGGACGTGCAGCTGCAAATCGGCGGATCGGACCAATGGGGCAACATTACAAGCGGCCTGGATCTGATCCGGAAGAAAGAAGGGCCCGAAGCAAAAGCATTCGGCCTGACCATACCGCTCATGCTGAAGGCCGACGGCACGAAGTTCGGCAAAACGGCCGGCGGCGCGATCTGGCTCGACCCGAACAAAACGACGCCGTTCGAGTTCTACCAGTTCTGGGCGAACACCGACGACCGCGACGTTGTGAAATACCTGAAGTACTTCACCTTCTTGACCAAAGAGCAAATTGACGAATTGGCCGAAAAGGTGCAGAGCGAGCCGCATAAACGCGAAGCGCAAAAAATGCTGGCTGAGGAAATGACGAGATTCGTGCACGGCGAAGAGATGCTGGAGCAGGCTAAGCGCATTACGGCGGCTTTGTTCAGCGGCGATATTAAATCCCTTACGGCCGATGAGATCGAGCAGGGATTTAAGGAGATGCCGACTTTCGAAGCCACGCCGGAAACGAAGAATATCGTGGACTGGCTTGTGGATCTGGGCATCGAGCCATCCAAGCGGCAAGCTCGTGAGGATATTACCAAAGGCGCCATCTCGATGAACGGCGAGCGTATCAGCGACGTCGGTCACGAGGTGACAGCCGACCAAGCGATCGGCGGCCGCTTCATCATCATTCGCAAAGGCAAGAAAAACTACAGCTTGGTGAAAATGTCCTAG
- the tetB(58) gene encoding tetracycline efflux ABC transporter Tet(58) subunit B: protein MSSSMIQPGTERQLKNRTSLGQTVRNSLTMAYRGLLKLRRTPEQLFDVTFQPIIFTLMFTYIFGGAISGDVASYLPVIIPGILVQTVITTSVVTGVQLREDMDKGVFDRFKSLPIARIAPLAGALLADTIRYTIATVLTFTMGYIMGYRPEGGLGYVALAGLVVILCSWAISWIFAFCGVIARSASGVQGISMIVLFPLTFLSNAFVPVDTMPGWLQWFVNMNPISHLVTAVRDLTNAGTVGWDLTISLVGAAVIVAIFAPITVRAYMRRT, encoded by the coding sequence ATGAGCAGCTCCATGATTCAGCCTGGGACGGAACGTCAGCTTAAGAACCGCACGAGTTTGGGTCAGACGGTCCGAAATTCGTTGACCATGGCTTACCGCGGGCTGCTGAAGCTCCGGCGCACGCCCGAGCAGTTGTTTGACGTCACGTTTCAGCCCATTATTTTTACGCTGATGTTCACCTATATTTTTGGGGGCGCCATCTCCGGTGACGTGGCGAGTTATTTGCCCGTCATCATTCCAGGCATCCTCGTCCAGACCGTGATTACGACCTCCGTCGTCACAGGCGTTCAACTGCGCGAGGATATGGATAAAGGCGTATTCGACCGATTCAAATCGCTGCCGATTGCACGCATCGCACCGCTGGCGGGCGCCCTGCTGGCAGACACGATTCGGTATACCATTGCGACGGTGCTTACCTTTACGATGGGATATATTATGGGGTACCGGCCTGAGGGCGGCTTGGGTTATGTTGCGCTTGCGGGGTTGGTCGTCATTTTGTGCTCATGGGCCATTAGCTGGATTTTTGCTTTCTGCGGCGTGATTGCAAGATCTGCCTCCGGCGTGCAGGGGATATCGATGATCGTGCTATTTCCGCTCACGTTTCTCTCCAACGCGTTTGTGCCGGTGGATACGATGCCGGGCTGGCTGCAGTGGTTCGTCAATATGAATCCGATCTCGCATCTTGTAACAGCCGTTCGGGATCTCACCAACGCTGGCACTGTGGGCTGGGATCTCACGATATCCTTGGTTGGTGCCGCGGTTATCGTGGCGATCTTTGCTCCCATTACGGTTCGTGCGTACATGCGCCGCACTTGA
- the tetA(58) gene encoding tetracycline efflux ABC transporter Tet(58) subunit A: MEHAYKKKIEPKPGDLAVEAYGLVKTFGDNRAVDGVDLNVRTGTIYGVLGPNGAGKTTTIRMLATLLRPDAGSARIFGHDVLAESQIVRQLIGVTGQYASVDESLSATENLIIFSRLLGLGRKEARRKAEELLEEFGLSEAAKRPLKNFSGGMRRRLDLAASLIAQPPLIFLDEPTTGLDPRTRSQMWDTIRRLVNTGSTVLLTTQYLEEADQLADRIAVIDYGRVVAEGTADELKMSVGTSSLHLTVEDSVDMDRARHTVEQVLGVHANVSPEAGKITAPMANAGLVTDLLIELRTAGIGLSEMSVQKPTLDEVFLTITGHGVKEDAAQGSYESNDREVARV, from the coding sequence ATGGAGCATGCATACAAAAAGAAAATAGAACCAAAACCTGGCGACTTGGCCGTTGAGGCTTACGGACTGGTCAAAACATTCGGCGATAACCGCGCCGTGGATGGGGTGGATCTGAACGTACGTACCGGAACGATCTACGGTGTGCTTGGCCCGAATGGGGCAGGCAAGACGACCACCATCCGGATGCTGGCGACCTTGCTAAGACCGGATGCGGGTTCGGCCCGAATCTTCGGACATGACGTGCTGGCGGAATCGCAGATTGTCCGTCAGTTGATCGGGGTAACCGGCCAATATGCGTCGGTGGACGAATCGCTCAGCGCTACGGAGAATCTGATTATATTCTCCCGTTTGCTTGGTTTGGGGCGTAAGGAGGCAAGGCGCAAGGCGGAAGAGCTGCTTGAGGAATTCGGTTTGTCGGAAGCCGCGAAGCGGCCGCTAAAAAATTTCTCCGGCGGCATGCGGAGAAGACTGGATCTGGCGGCAAGCCTGATTGCCCAGCCACCGCTCATCTTCCTGGATGAGCCGACGACGGGGCTGGATCCAAGGACGCGTTCCCAGATGTGGGATACGATCCGCCGATTGGTGAATACCGGTTCAACGGTATTGCTGACCACGCAGTATCTCGAGGAGGCGGACCAGCTGGCAGACCGCATCGCCGTTATCGATTACGGCCGGGTTGTGGCCGAGGGTACGGCCGATGAACTGAAGATGTCGGTAGGCACTTCCTCGCTGCATTTGACTGTCGAGGATTCGGTTGACATGGATCGCGCCCGCCATACCGTGGAACAAGTGTTAGGCGTCCATGCCAATGTATCGCCGGAAGCCGGAAAGATAACGGCGCCGATGGCAAATGCGGGTCTTGTTACAGACCTGTTGATCGAGCTGCGAACGGCAGGAATCGGCTTGTCCGAGATGAGCGTGCAGAAGCCGACCCTGGATGAGGTGTTCCTGACGATCACCGGCCACGGCGTGAAGGAAGACGCTGCCCAAGGGTCTTATGAATCCAATGATCGAGAGGTGGCACGGGTATGA
- a CDS encoding ArsR/SmtB family transcription factor, with translation MLELGFNDPERLVTVAHALSTRSRVDILRLLNSKNLNIIEIAEKLKLPVSTVASNIKVLEAAELINTELLPASRGAMKVCSRNYDDIHIALNLRNSVPKGVTHVYEVEMPIGHYSDCEVSPTCGMANADGYIIKEDEPASFYHPKHVNAQIIWLRKGYLEYLMPMDIPAGARIESLELSMEMCSEAPNYDHNWPSNISVWVNGVEIGMWTSPGDFGDRRGKLNPNWWYDWATQYGFLKTWRVDHEKTTLDMEKVSGVTLAELNLSESPKLRLRIGIKPDAVNQGGLNLFGRQFGDHEQNIIMQLKYTMDQDGEDL, from the coding sequence GTGCTGGAACTTGGTTTTAACGACCCGGAAAGATTGGTCACGGTAGCCCATGCCTTGTCAACACGTTCTCGGGTTGATATTCTAAGGCTCTTGAATTCCAAGAACTTGAATATCATAGAAATCGCCGAGAAGCTCAAACTCCCCGTTTCGACGGTAGCGAGCAATATCAAAGTGTTGGAAGCGGCTGAGTTAATTAATACGGAATTGCTTCCGGCGTCACGTGGGGCCATGAAGGTCTGCAGCCGGAATTATGATGATATTCATATTGCGTTGAATTTGAGAAACTCGGTACCCAAAGGAGTAACGCATGTCTATGAAGTAGAGATGCCGATTGGCCATTACAGCGATTGCGAAGTATCGCCGACATGCGGAATGGCGAATGCCGACGGGTATATCATAAAGGAAGACGAGCCGGCGAGCTTTTACCATCCCAAGCATGTTAATGCCCAGATCATCTGGCTGCGCAAGGGATATTTGGAATATTTGATGCCGATGGATATTCCGGCCGGAGCTCGCATCGAATCGCTTGAATTGTCCATGGAGATGTGTTCCGAGGCGCCCAATTATGATCATAACTGGCCTTCGAATATTTCCGTGTGGGTCAATGGCGTTGAAATTGGCATGTGGACAAGCCCCGGCGATTTCGGGGATCGGCGCGGCAAGCTGAACCCGAATTGGTGGTATGATTGGGCAACGCAGTACGGGTTTCTCAAGACTTGGCGGGTTGATCATGAGAAGACGACGCTGGATATGGAGAAAGTGTCGGGTGTTACATTGGCTGAGCTGAATCTTTCCGAGAGTCCCAAATTGCGGCTGCGTATCGGCATTAAGCCCGATGCCGTCAATCAAGGAGGGCTGAATCTGTTCGGTCGCCAGTTTGGAGATCACGAACAGAATATCATCATGCAGTTGAAATATACGATGGATCAGGATGGGGAAGACCTTTAA
- a CDS encoding family 43 glycosylhydrolase, with product MKVNYRNKLLLTICAFLILPMGQATHAATLQNNFYNVVMQEGADPWVYKHTDGFYYFTKTTGGNVTIWKSAQLTTIDAAPTRVVETGCCSIWAPELHYINGAWYIYYAKDDGDNVNHRMYVMENTSADPTQGTWQYKGQITDPTNKWAIDGTVLQTGGQLYFIWSGWEGDTNVRQNLYIARMSNPWTIDSNRVEIARPTHSWETNHSPHVNEGPQVIVRNGLINLVYSASGSWTNDYCLGLITASATSDLLNPASWSKRSQPIFKSGNGLYGPGHHSFTKSPDGTEDWILYHVAKYNNAGWNREVRMQKFTWHADNTPNLGVPVNPNAPITLPSGEAAHIRYEGEEGTFGGIAYASQSPNGSGGMKAGHIDTPESYVEFTVHAASAGEYILLARTANGTAGGNWSHLMLSVNAGTASKFHITNKGWENWGLSTARIQLKAGVNTIRFSKGEGYGEIDFFDIKPAN from the coding sequence ATGAAGGTGAATTACCGGAATAAATTATTGCTCACGATATGCGCATTCCTTATTCTTCCTATGGGTCAGGCGACACATGCGGCTACGCTTCAAAATAACTTCTACAACGTGGTCATGCAGGAGGGCGCGGATCCATGGGTTTATAAACACACCGACGGCTTTTACTACTTCACAAAAACGACCGGCGGAAATGTGACCATATGGAAGTCCGCACAGCTTACGACGATTGATGCAGCTCCGACGAGGGTCGTGGAAACGGGCTGCTGCAGCATCTGGGCTCCCGAATTGCATTACATCAATGGGGCCTGGTACATCTACTATGCCAAGGATGACGGGGATAACGTCAACCACCGCATGTATGTCATGGAGAACACGTCGGCGGACCCGACGCAGGGAACCTGGCAGTACAAAGGCCAGATTACGGACCCGACGAACAAATGGGCGATTGACGGCACGGTGCTGCAAACAGGCGGTCAGCTGTATTTTATATGGTCCGGCTGGGAAGGCGACACCAATGTCCGGCAGAATTTGTATATCGCCCGCATGAGCAATCCCTGGACGATCGATTCGAATCGCGTTGAAATCGCAAGGCCTACCCACAGCTGGGAAACGAACCATTCCCCGCACGTAAACGAAGGGCCTCAGGTGATTGTGCGAAACGGTCTCATCAATCTGGTATACTCTGCAAGCGGAAGCTGGACGAACGACTATTGCTTGGGCCTCATCACGGCCAGCGCAACCAGCGATCTGCTGAATCCGGCATCATGGAGCAAACGCAGCCAGCCTATATTCAAGTCCGGTAACGGTTTGTACGGACCGGGTCATCATTCGTTCACCAAGTCGCCCGACGGTACGGAGGACTGGATACTCTATCATGTCGCCAAATACAATAATGCCGGGTGGAACCGCGAGGTTCGAATGCAGAAATTCACGTGGCATGCCGACAACACGCCAAATCTCGGCGTCCCGGTGAATCCGAATGCTCCGATAACCTTGCCTTCCGGCGAAGCAGCACATATCCGTTACGAAGGCGAGGAAGGGACATTCGGCGGTATCGCCTACGCATCTCAGAGCCCTAACGGCTCGGGAGGCATGAAGGCCGGGCATATCGATACGCCGGAGAGTTATGTGGAATTCACGGTTCATGCCGCGTCGGCAGGTGAATACATTCTGCTCGCCCGCACGGCGAACGGGACAGCCGGGGGGAATTGGTCCCATCTCATGCTCAGCGTAAATGCCGGTACGGCGAGCAAGTTCCATATCACGAATAAAGGATGGGAGAACTGGGGACTGTCCACGGCGCGGATTCAGTTGAAGGCCGGTGTGAACACGATACGTTTTTCAAAAGGCGAGGGATACGGAGAAATCGACTTTTTTGACATCAAGCCTGCGAATTAG
- a CDS encoding glycoside hydrolase family 2 protein, producing MTELTLPRPEYPRPQWVRPDWINLNGSWQFEIDHGKSGKERGFHEPGHDLSGTITVPFCPESKLSGVEYKDFMAAVWYKRDFTVPEAWEGSILLHFGAVDYEAEVWVNGVSVGSHRGGYTPFSLDITSHVIPGKNVITVCAEDDVRSGRQPRGKQSGRFHSHGCDYTRTTGIWQTVWLEQVPRVYMSDMKLVGDPDNGCAHLEIKINGNAAGHKLTASAQYEGKAVGNASAVVSGPYVKLTIPLSEVHLWEVGQARLYDLELSLQGQDQVCDTVQSYFGLRTVMLDGMAFRINGKSVFQRLVLDQGFYPDGVYTAPSDEDLRKDIEISMGLGFNGARLHEKMFEPRFLYWADRLGYLVWGEHANWGLDITTAEGLSHFLPEWLEGMERDFNHPALIGWCPFNETWDRDGAKQNNDVLRIVYEVTKKMDPTRPVIDTSGNFHVVTDIFDIHDYDQNPETFKQRYEPMKNGGEVYNSFPNRQQYEGQPYFISEYGGIWWNPDQKDEKSWGYGDRPTSEAAFLTRYAGLTNVLLDHPMMFGFCYTQLYDVEQEVNGLYTYDRRPKFDPDVIRRINSRKAAIED from the coding sequence ATGACTGAATTAACACTGCCGCGTCCGGAGTACCCCCGTCCGCAATGGGTAAGACCCGACTGGATCAATCTGAACGGTTCTTGGCAATTCGAAATCGATCATGGGAAAAGCGGGAAGGAGCGCGGATTCCATGAGCCGGGACATGATCTGTCCGGAACGATCACCGTTCCTTTCTGCCCCGAAAGCAAGCTGTCCGGCGTTGAATATAAGGATTTCATGGCAGCCGTATGGTATAAGCGGGATTTTACCGTGCCTGAAGCATGGGAAGGCAGCATCCTGCTTCACTTCGGGGCTGTGGATTACGAGGCGGAAGTATGGGTAAACGGTGTATCCGTAGGATCGCATCGCGGGGGATATACGCCCTTTAGCTTAGATATCACCTCGCATGTAATACCGGGCAAGAACGTGATTACCGTCTGTGCGGAGGATGACGTCCGTTCCGGACGCCAGCCGCGCGGGAAACAAAGCGGACGCTTCCACTCGCATGGCTGCGATTATACCCGTACGACGGGGATTTGGCAGACGGTATGGCTGGAGCAAGTGCCGCGGGTCTATATGTCCGACATGAAGCTGGTGGGTGACCCGGATAATGGCTGTGCCCACCTCGAGATTAAGATCAACGGGAACGCAGCAGGCCATAAACTGACCGCATCCGCCCAGTATGAAGGGAAAGCGGTAGGGAATGCGAGTGCCGTCGTATCCGGGCCGTACGTCAAACTTACCATTCCATTATCGGAGGTTCACTTGTGGGAGGTGGGTCAGGCCAGGCTGTACGATCTGGAATTATCCCTGCAAGGACAGGATCAGGTGTGTGACACCGTCCAATCCTATTTCGGGCTCCGAACCGTCATGCTGGACGGAATGGCCTTCCGCATCAACGGCAAATCCGTATTTCAACGACTTGTGCTGGATCAAGGCTTCTATCCGGATGGGGTCTACACCGCGCCAAGCGATGAGGATCTCCGCAAAGATATCGAAATTTCGATGGGACTCGGCTTTAACGGCGCAAGGCTTCACGAGAAGATGTTCGAACCGCGCTTTCTGTATTGGGCTGACCGGTTAGGGTATCTGGTATGGGGAGAGCATGCCAATTGGGGGCTCGACATTACCACGGCGGAGGGATTGTCCCATTTTCTGCCGGAATGGCTCGAAGGGATGGAGCGCGATTTCAATCATCCTGCCCTTATCGGCTGGTGTCCCTTCAACGAGACGTGGGACCGGGACGGCGCCAAGCAAAATAACGACGTACTGCGCATTGTATACGAAGTCACGAAGAAAATGGACCCGACGCGTCCCGTGATTGATACGAGCGGCAACTTCCATGTCGTGACGGATATTTTCGATATCCATGATTACGACCAGAACCCGGAGACGTTCAAACAGCGATATGAGCCGATGAAGAACGGTGGAGAGGTGTACAATAGCTTCCCGAATCGGCAGCAGTATGAAGGCCAGCCTTATTTCATCAGCGAATATGGCGGCATATGGTGGAATCCGGACCAAAAAGACGAGAAGTCCTGGGGGTACGGCGACAGGCCGACATCCGAAGCAGCGTTTCTAACGCGTTATGCGGGCTTAACGAATGTGCTGCTGGATCATCCGATGATGTTCGGTTTTTGTTATACCCAGCTGTACGACGTGGAGCAGGAAGTGAACGGATTGTATACCTATGACAGACGTCCAAAATTCGATCCCGACGTGATTCGCCGCATCAATTCCCGTAAGGCCGCGATTGAAGATTGA
- a CDS encoding aldose 1-epimerase: MDGTNAYEGVYHNEKAVYLRAGSYEAIMLPDIGGNLISFRDLDTGCRFLHEPTLDEMSAFKARPMIHGIPVLFPPNRYQDGRFRWNGKIHQLPVNEEATGHHLHGFLYNIPWEVDEYGHSGQEAYVTVSVRVDERHPVFRSFPFRFHIQLRYGLSEQGLSQRVTITNTGQEAMPCLLAFHTSVNAPFTEGGDARDYRLKLTVGKRWELDGRMLPTGSHQELSANEQAMQGAGVYPFFESMDNHYTAEPQNGRNRMELTDGAKKLTLVYDVGTSYKQWMIWNNEATEGFFCPEPQINLVNAPNMDMEAEEIGCFSLEPNEIWEETSRLYVKESRG; encoded by the coding sequence ATGGACGGGACGAATGCTTATGAAGGGGTATACCATAACGAGAAAGCAGTTTATTTAAGAGCCGGGAGTTATGAGGCTATCATGCTTCCGGATATCGGCGGAAATTTGATATCGTTCCGGGACCTCGATACGGGCTGCCGGTTTCTGCATGAACCGACGCTTGACGAAATGTCGGCCTTCAAAGCAAGGCCGATGATCCATGGCATTCCGGTGTTGTTTCCCCCGAACCGGTATCAGGATGGCCGGTTCAGGTGGAACGGCAAAATCCATCAGCTGCCGGTTAATGAAGAGGCAACCGGTCATCATCTACATGGATTTCTGTACAATATTCCATGGGAGGTTGATGAATACGGGCATTCCGGGCAGGAAGCTTATGTGACCGTGTCTGTCCGCGTGGATGAACGGCATCCGGTATTTCGGAGCTTCCCGTTCCGGTTCCATATTCAGCTTCGGTACGGATTAAGCGAGCAGGGGCTATCCCAGCGGGTAACGATTACCAATACAGGCCAAGAAGCCATGCCGTGTCTGCTGGCGTTTCATACGTCCGTTAACGCGCCATTTACCGAGGGAGGCGACGCCCGGGATTACCGCTTAAAGCTGACCGTCGGGAAGCGGTGGGAGCTGGATGGTCGAATGCTGCCCACCGGCTCCCACCAGGAGCTGTCGGCGAACGAGCAGGCCATGCAGGGGGCAGGCGTTTATCCCTTCTTCGAAAGCATGGACAATCATTATACCGCCGAGCCCCAAAACGGAAGAAACCGGATGGAGCTTACCGATGGAGCAAAAAAGTTGACGCTGGTTTATGACGTAGGCACCTCCTACAAACAATGGATGATCTGGAACAACGAAGCAACCGAGGGTTTCTTTTGCCCTGAGCCGCAGATCAATCTGGTCAATGCACCCAATATGGACATGGAAGCTGAAGAGATCGGATGTTTCAGCCTTGAACCGAATGAAATCTGGGAAGAGACCAGCAGGCTGTATGTGAAGGAAAGTCGAGGCTAA
- a CDS encoding glycoside hydrolase family 2 protein — MTTEVSKTQTVRNEYPRPQFERKEWLTLNGEWDFSFDDEAIGEDAGWHRVEAKASFTRKINVPFTFQSKLSGIGDPSFHDVVWYRRTFDVPQDWNGKRIMLHFGAVDYFAKVWVNGHLVAMHEGGHTPFQADITAALAEGSNTIVLRAEDFSRDVTLPRGKQYWLEHSASIFYTRTTGIWQSVWLEPVSSVHLRKIRMTPDIDRNEIRIRTFLEGYKSMENLKLQITVSYKGEQVAEDQYAIRNAEQLRSIGLSDFTDHGLGRLWSPEHPNLYTIEFRLVQDENVVDLVSSYFGMRKVSIENGKLCLNNRPYFQRLVLDQGYFPEGILTAPSDEALKRDVELAKEMGFNGVRKHQKTEDPRFLYWCDKLGLLLWSEAANAYEYSESYVRRFTAEWQEIIERDYNHPCIVTWVPLNESWGVPNVQLDKRQQQHGLAMYHLTKSLDDSRPVVYNDGWEHMTTDLVTIHDYESRQEVLEKRYATAASAVEAMPANRRIFVGGASYEGQPILVSEFGGIAFKKSDWEGWGYSGAENEEDFLIRLKAVVDPMFSSPVIQGYCYTQLTDVEQEINGLLTYDRKPKAPLETIRSIMTGQ; from the coding sequence TTGACGACAGAAGTTAGCAAGACACAAACGGTTCGCAATGAATATCCGAGACCCCAGTTTGAGCGTAAAGAGTGGTTAACCCTCAATGGCGAATGGGATTTCAGTTTTGATGATGAAGCCATCGGCGAGGATGCAGGGTGGCATCGGGTGGAAGCGAAGGCTTCCTTCACGCGGAAAATCAACGTGCCCTTTACGTTCCAAAGCAAGCTGAGCGGCATCGGCGACCCTTCCTTTCATGATGTGGTATGGTACCGCAGAACGTTCGACGTGCCGCAGGACTGGAACGGGAAGCGGATTATGCTTCATTTCGGCGCCGTGGATTATTTCGCCAAAGTGTGGGTAAACGGGCATTTAGTGGCGATGCATGAAGGCGGGCATACGCCGTTCCAGGCCGACATTACGGCCGCGCTCGCGGAAGGAAGCAACACGATCGTGCTGCGGGCGGAGGATTTCAGCCGAGACGTCACCCTGCCGCGAGGCAAACAGTACTGGCTTGAGCATTCGGCAAGCATTTTCTATACCCGTACGACCGGCATCTGGCAGAGCGTGTGGCTGGAGCCGGTATCCTCGGTACATCTGAGAAAAATAAGGATGACACCCGACATTGACCGGAACGAAATACGCATTCGGACCTTCCTTGAGGGTTACAAGTCGATGGAGAATCTCAAGCTGCAGATCACCGTATCGTATAAGGGTGAACAAGTTGCCGAAGATCAATATGCAATTCGAAACGCGGAGCAGCTGCGGTCCATCGGTTTGAGTGATTTTACGGATCATGGTCTGGGACGCCTGTGGAGCCCTGAGCATCCGAACCTGTATACAATCGAATTCCGCCTTGTTCAGGATGAGAACGTCGTCGATTTAGTATCCAGCTATTTCGGGATGCGGAAGGTATCAATCGAGAACGGCAAGCTATGCCTGAATAACCGCCCGTATTTTCAAAGGCTCGTGCTCGACCAGGGGTATTTCCCTGAGGGAATTCTAACAGCGCCGTCGGATGAGGCTTTGAAGCGCGATGTGGAGCTGGCGAAGGAAATGGGATTCAACGGCGTGAGAAAGCACCAGAAGACGGAGGACCCCAGGTTCCTGTACTGGTGCGATAAGCTCGGCCTGCTGTTATGGAGCGAGGCGGCCAACGCATATGAATATTCCGAGTCGTATGTTCGCCGCTTCACAGCGGAATGGCAGGAGATCATCGAACGGGATTATAACCATCCTTGCATTGTAACCTGGGTTCCGCTCAATGAGAGCTGGGGAGTTCCGAATGTTCAGCTGGATAAGCGTCAGCAGCAGCACGGGCTTGCGATGTATCATTTAACGAAGTCTTTGGACGATAGCAGGCCGGTTGTTTATAACGATGGATGGGAGCATATGACCACGGACCTGGTCACGATTCATGACTACGAGAGCCGCCAGGAAGTGCTGGAGAAGAGGTATGCAACAGCAGCATCGGCGGTGGAAGCCATGCCGGCCAACCGGAGGATATTCGTCGGCGGTGCTTCCTATGAAGGCCAACCCATCCTGGTGTCGGAGTTTGGCGGCATTGCCTTCAAGAAAAGCGATTGGGAAGGCTGGGGATATTCCGGAGCCGAGAACGAGGAGGATTTCCTGATCCGGCTCAAGGCCGTAGTGGATCCCATGTTCTCTTCCCCGGTGATCCAGGGATACTGCTACACGCAGCTGACGGATGTCGAGCAGGAGATCAACGGCTTGCTGACGTATGATCGCAAGCCCAAAGCGCCGCTTGAAACCATACGCAGCATCATGACGGGACAATAG